Proteins from a genomic interval of Niabella soli DSM 19437:
- the trxA gene encoding thioredoxin gives MAKEFNDSNFQAEVLDSDKLTVVDFWAEWCGPCRAIGPVIEELSKEYEGKVNIGKVNVDVNPQVSMNYGITSIPAILFIKGGQVVDKLVGAQPKGNFVKKIEAHSN, from the coding sequence ATGGCAAAAGAATTTAATGATTCCAATTTCCAGGCAGAGGTATTAGACTCTGATAAATTAACTGTGGTGGATTTTTGGGCAGAATGGTGCGGTCCTTGTCGCGCTATCGGGCCCGTAATCGAAGAATTATCAAAAGAATACGAGGGTAAAGTGAATATTGGTAAAGTGAATGTGGATGTAAACCCCCAGGTTTCTATGAATTACGGTATTACTTCTATCCCCGCCATCCTTTTCATTAAAGGCGGCCAGGTGGTAGACAAACTGGTAGGTGCACAACCCAAAGGAAACTTTGTTAAAAAGATCGAAGCGCACTCCAACTAA
- a CDS encoding class I fructose-bisphosphate aldolase, whose product MNYSQIVKLLGKENESLFTHTCKTISSDKLHVPNPDFVDQILLPSNRGVQTLRNLQQFFNTGRLAGTGYLSILPVDQGIEHSAGASFAANPEYFDPENIIKLAIEGGCNAVASTFGLLGAVARKYAHKIPFLVKINHNELLTYPNKFDQVLFGKVDDAWNMGAAAVGATVYFGSEESTRQITEIARAFDRAHELGMVTVLWCYLRNSAFKKDGKDYHVSADLTGQAIHLGVTIQADIVKQKLPENNGGYLALNADGITYGKFDKRMYTQLATDHPIDLCRYQVINSYMGRAGLINSGGASEGKKDLMEAVRTAVINKRAGGMGMISGRKAFQKPMKEGIELLHAIQDVYLEKKIAVA is encoded by the coding sequence ATGAACTACAGTCAGATAGTAAAGCTATTGGGCAAAGAAAACGAATCGCTTTTTACCCATACCTGTAAAACCATCTCCAGCGATAAGCTGCATGTACCCAACCCGGATTTTGTTGATCAGATATTGCTGCCTTCCAACAGGGGCGTGCAAACGCTCCGGAACCTGCAGCAATTCTTCAATACCGGCCGGCTGGCGGGTACGGGGTATTTGTCGATCCTTCCCGTTGACCAGGGGATCGAACACAGCGCCGGCGCTTCTTTTGCAGCCAACCCGGAATATTTTGACCCGGAAAATATTATCAAACTGGCGATAGAAGGCGGTTGCAATGCGGTGGCCAGCACTTTTGGTCTGCTAGGCGCTGTCGCGCGTAAATATGCCCATAAGATCCCGTTCCTGGTAAAGATCAATCATAACGAACTGCTGACCTATCCCAATAAGTTTGACCAGGTATTGTTCGGCAAAGTGGATGATGCCTGGAATATGGGCGCCGCGGCCGTTGGGGCCACTGTTTATTTTGGCTCTGAAGAAAGCACCCGGCAGATCACAGAAATCGCGCGGGCCTTTGACCGGGCACATGAGTTGGGCATGGTAACGGTTTTATGGTGTTACCTGCGGAACAGCGCCTTTAAAAAAGATGGAAAAGACTATCATGTGTCGGCAGACCTTACGGGTCAGGCCATTCATTTGGGGGTTACTATCCAGGCAGATATTGTGAAACAAAAACTGCCGGAAAATAATGGCGGTTACCTGGCTTTAAATGCCGATGGTATCACTTACGGAAAATTTGATAAACGCATGTACACGCAGTTGGCAACAGACCATCCGATCGATCTTTGCCGCTACCAGGTAATTAATAGCTATATGGGGCGTGCGGGCCTGATCAATTCCGGCGGCGCCTCAGAAGGGAAGAAAGACCTGATGGAAGCGGTTCGTACCGCTGTTATCAACAAGCGTGCCGGCGGTATGGGCATGATCTCTGGCAGAAAGGCCTTTCAGAAACCGATGAAAGAAGGGATTGAATTGCTGCACGCGATACAGGATGTTTATTTAGAGAAGAAAATTGCGGTAGCGTGA
- a CDS encoding HAD family hydrolase, protein MSQKITALFTDIGGVLLTNGWDRQARTQAVEKFGLNAAELEDRHHLTFDTYESGKLLLDEYLDRIVFYEPRKFSREVFKAFMYRYSQPFDDMLQLMKELKEAYRLKMVVVSNEGRELNQYRINTFKLTSFIDFFVSSSFVHFRKPDVDIFKVALDMAQVPIEKILYIDDRPLFVQVAEGLGIKGIVHRSYAETKARLAEYGLKAK, encoded by the coding sequence ATGTCTCAAAAAATAACAGCACTCTTTACAGATATCGGTGGGGTATTATTGACCAACGGCTGGGACCGGCAGGCCCGCACGCAGGCCGTTGAAAAATTTGGGCTGAATGCAGCGGAGCTGGAAGACCGGCATCACCTTACCTTTGATACCTATGAATCCGGCAAACTGTTGCTGGATGAATATCTGGATCGCATTGTTTTCTATGAGCCGCGGAAATTCTCAAGAGAAGTTTTCAAAGCCTTTATGTATCGCTATTCGCAGCCTTTTGATGATATGCTCCAACTGATGAAAGAGCTTAAGGAAGCCTATCGGTTGAAAATGGTGGTGGTCAGTAATGAAGGCCGGGAGTTAAATCAGTACCGCATCAACACCTTTAAACTTACCAGCTTTATCGATTTTTTTGTTTCATCGAGCTTTGTACATTTCCGCAAACCGGATGTTGATATTTTTAAAGTGGCACTGGATATGGCCCAGGTGCCGATAGAAAAGATTCTTTATATCGATGACCGGCCATTATTTGTTCAGGTGGCGGAAGGATTGGGTATTAAAGGGATTGTGCACCGGAGCTATGCCGAAACCAAAGCCAGGCTGGCGGAATACGGTTTAAAAGCAAAGTGA
- a CDS encoding LacI family DNA-binding transcriptional regulator, giving the protein MKHLSIKDIARIAGVAPSTVSFVINGRHEEMRLSKEMVKHVQAVIKKTGYTPNRAAASLRTGKTHVIGLIVEDIANSFFASLAKSVELAAAKAGYRVVYGSTENNDTKGNDLIQLLAKQVDGFLITPSTGMKAGVLALRKNRKPIVLIDRYFPDEEISFVLVDNYAGIREGTQYLINKKKKKIAFVNLDMDQVQIQERERAFVDTMKAHGLFQKKLMLKIPYCQDRTGYAPHIEKFLEKQKDIDAILFATNYLGMFGIKALKEQEIVIPDGVAVMSFDDTDLFRFSSPSISVISQPVQEIASQAVGLLLDQINSPGTKRKQKGVLIPPELIIRESV; this is encoded by the coding sequence GTGAAGCATTTATCTATTAAAGATATAGCGAGGATTGCCGGGGTTGCGCCATCAACCGTATCTTTTGTTATTAACGGCCGGCATGAGGAAATGCGGCTCAGCAAGGAAATGGTAAAGCATGTGCAGGCGGTAATAAAAAAAACAGGCTATACGCCCAATCGTGCTGCCGCCAGTTTGCGTACCGGAAAGACGCATGTTATAGGACTGATCGTAGAGGATATCGCCAATTCCTTTTTTGCCTCGCTGGCAAAATCGGTAGAGCTGGCGGCCGCAAAGGCGGGCTACCGCGTAGTGTACGGCAGCACGGAAAATAATGATACGAAAGGAAATGACCTGATACAGTTGTTGGCCAAACAGGTGGATGGTTTTTTAATAACACCGTCAACGGGAATGAAAGCCGGGGTGCTGGCTTTGCGAAAAAACCGGAAACCCATCGTGTTAATTGACCGGTATTTTCCGGATGAGGAGATCTCCTTTGTATTGGTTGATAATTACGCTGGTATTCGCGAAGGAACACAATACCTGATTAATAAAAAGAAAAAAAAGATTGCGTTTGTAAACCTGGATATGGATCAGGTTCAAATACAGGAGCGGGAGCGGGCCTTTGTTGACACCATGAAAGCGCACGGTCTTTTTCAAAAAAAATTAATGCTGAAGATACCCTATTGTCAGGACCGAACCGGCTATGCGCCGCATATTGAAAAGTTTTTGGAAAAGCAGAAAGATATCGATGCGATTCTTTTTGCTACGAATTATTTAGGAATGTTTGGTATTAAGGCATTGAAAGAACAAGAAATTGTTATACCGGATGGAGTAGCTGTTATGAGTTTTGACGATACTGATCTGTTTCGTTTTTCTTCACCCTCTATTTCCGTGATCAGCCAGCCGGTACAGGAAATAGCGTCGCAGGCCGTAGGCTTATTGCTGGACCAGATCAATAGCCCGGGCACGAAGAGAAAACAAAAAGGTGTTTTGATCCCTCCGGAATTAATTATCCGGGAATCTGTATAA
- a CDS encoding LacI family DNA-binding transcriptional regulator: protein MIKKRVSLKDIANKVGVSTALVSYVLNGKEKEARVGEAAAKKIRKVAAEMNYQPNLIARGLKFGRTHTIGLIVADISNPFFAMLARIIELEAQKNGYTVLFGSSDEQLEKSQNLIDTFLNRQVDGLIITPVAGSQAQIEGLKKNGTPFVLMDRGFTELETNLVVTDNHDAMYNAVKLLIRNGHKKIGIVAYDTPLTHMQERITGYKDALKDNGIRFNSKWLAKVSYEHYKENVETAIEYLLDKKTGPVDALVFATNSISVQALKILHSKGVRVPQDLGVISFDESDVFDFFYSSITYIKQNLQSISENAVQSLLQTIDGKNRKAIKVLVRSAIVHGESSNAKK from the coding sequence ATGATCAAAAAACGGGTGTCGCTGAAGGATATTGCAAATAAAGTAGGAGTGTCCACTGCGTTGGTATCTTACGTGCTCAATGGCAAAGAAAAAGAGGCCCGCGTAGGCGAAGCGGCTGCAAAAAAAATTCGGAAAGTAGCTGCAGAAATGAATTATCAGCCCAACCTGATTGCGCGCGGGCTGAAGTTTGGAAGAACCCATACCATTGGCCTGATAGTGGCCGATATATCCAACCCTTTTTTTGCCATGCTGGCGCGTATCATCGAACTGGAAGCGCAAAAGAACGGATACACCGTGCTTTTTGGCAGCAGTGACGAGCAACTGGAAAAATCACAAAACCTGATCGACACGTTCTTAAACCGCCAGGTAGACGGTCTCATTATCACTCCCGTAGCCGGGTCACAGGCACAGATCGAAGGACTGAAGAAAAACGGAACGCCTTTTGTGCTGATGGATCGTGGCTTTACTGAACTGGAAACGAACCTGGTAGTGACCGATAACCATGATGCGATGTACAATGCAGTAAAACTGCTGATCCGGAACGGGCATAAAAAGATCGGTATTGTGGCCTATGATACGCCCCTGACGCATATGCAGGAACGGATAACGGGCTATAAGGATGCCTTAAAAGATAACGGCATCCGGTTCAATAGTAAATGGCTGGCTAAGGTTTCCTATGAGCACTACAAGGAAAATGTAGAAACGGCAATTGAATACCTCCTGGATAAAAAAACAGGACCCGTGGACGCATTGGTATTTGCTACCAACAGTATTTCCGTTCAGGCCTTGAAAATACTTCATTCAAAGGGCGTTCGGGTGCCACAGGACCTGGGGGTGATCAGTTTTGATGAAAGCGACGTATTCGATTTTTTCTATTCCTCTATAACCTACATTAAACAAAACCTGCAATCCATCAGCGAAAATGCGGTGCAATCATTATTGCAGACAATCGATGGAAAAAACAGGAAAGCCATTAAAGTGCTGGTGCGTTCTGCCATTGTTCACGGGGAAAGCAGTAATGCAAAAAAATAA
- a CDS encoding glycoside hydrolase family 172 protein, whose product MKKVGIFVLSAFILLSAHAQQGAFNGLDMNLGNLSRLSDAKTRSISPENFTGEKGRGGMADPVKDKGKRNVANAANEARDLGKGWKVNPFIIINPGETFTMADIAGPGAIQHIWMTPTGNFSFSIFRIYYDGEADASVESPVGPFFGIAWNEFSPLNSLPITVNPGSAFNSYWKMPFRKSCKITMQNTDSQPMRLYYQVDYTLTNVGADEAYFHAQYRRSKPDVNSVHTILDGVKGKGQYVGTFMGVGVNNNGWWGEGEIKFFMDGDKDYATIVGTGTEDYFCGSYNFENKRTHQYQEFSTAYTGLHQVLKPDGLYGSQQRFGMYRWHIMDPIRFEDDLKVTIQDLGWKSGGRYLPQHSDIITVAYWYQTEPHKKFPKLPDADVLEVN is encoded by the coding sequence ATGAAAAAAGTCGGAATCTTTGTCCTGTCTGCATTTATCCTGTTATCCGCTCATGCGCAGCAGGGCGCATTTAACGGGTTGGATATGAATCTTGGGAACCTGTCGCGCCTTTCGGATGCCAAAACCCGCTCTATAAGCCCCGAAAACTTTACCGGTGAAAAAGGCAGGGGCGGCATGGCCGATCCCGTAAAGGATAAAGGAAAACGTAATGTAGCCAACGCCGCAAATGAGGCACGGGATCTGGGCAAGGGCTGGAAAGTAAATCCCTTCATCATCATAAATCCGGGCGAGACCTTCACCATGGCGGATATTGCAGGCCCGGGCGCCATACAGCATATTTGGATGACCCCCACCGGCAATTTTAGTTTTTCCATTTTCCGGATCTACTACGACGGGGAAGCAGATGCTTCCGTTGAAAGCCCCGTGGGGCCGTTCTTTGGTATCGCCTGGAATGAATTTTCTCCGTTGAACTCGCTTCCAATCACGGTGAATCCGGGGAGTGCCTTCAACAGTTACTGGAAAATGCCGTTCCGTAAAAGCTGTAAGATCACCATGCAGAATACCGATAGCCAGCCGATGCGTTTATACTACCAGGTCGATTATACACTGACCAATGTTGGAGCGGATGAAGCCTACTTTCATGCCCAATACCGGCGTAGTAAACCCGATGTTAATTCCGTGCATACCATCCTGGATGGCGTAAAAGGCAAAGGGCAGTATGTAGGCACGTTTATGGGGGTAGGCGTTAACAATAACGGCTGGTGGGGCGAAGGGGAAATTAAGTTTTTTATGGACGGAGATAAGGATTATGCAACGATTGTCGGAACCGGGACCGAAGATTATTTCTGTGGGTCCTATAATTTTGAAAATAAGCGCACCCATCAGTATCAGGAGTTTTCTACAGCGTACACCGGGCTGCACCAGGTGTTGAAGCCCGATGGATTATACGGATCGCAACAGCGGTTTGGTATGTACCGGTGGCATATAATGGATCCTATTCGCTTTGAAGACGACTTAAAAGTTACGATCCAGGACCTGGGCTGGAAATCCGGCGGACGCTACCTGCCGCAGCACTCGGATATTATCACAGTGGCTTATTGGTACCAGACGGAGCCGCATAAGAAATTCCCTAAACTTCCTGACGCTGATGTGTTGGAAGTGAATTAG
- a CDS encoding DUF6786 family protein — MKLKNLLTAIAAVAVLMSCNNEGKPSSGTASDSTKTNTNTAMNNHAQGSFGYDVDFLQRQDSGLIILKSADQASQVIISPKYQAKVFTSSADGNNGKSFGWVNYKAFSGAVDAHMNAYGGEDRLWLGPEGGIFSLYFKPGTKMEFANWKTPAPIDTEGWTVEHSDSSAVTLTRDMNLLNYAGTQLQLKALRTIGLISKEAINTTLGIMLTPDVKSVAFKTSNSITNSGPNAWDEKTGAPCLWNLDMFTPSEGCTIVIPYNNSASGKVATTDYFGEIPKDRIHYNSGLLFFKADGKSRGKLGIPPNRVKNIAGSYDAIGNVLTIIKYDIDPAGKYLNQEWRTDRAPFSGDAMNAYNDGPLADGKQMGPFYELESVSPAGFLKPGQQLIHNHSVYHFTGDKAALSTIAKKVLGVSVEEITNAFNK, encoded by the coding sequence ATGAAATTAAAAAACTTACTCACGGCTATAGCTGCCGTTGCTGTGCTGATGTCTTGCAACAATGAAGGTAAACCGTCGTCTGGAACCGCATCCGACTCAACAAAAACAAATACAAATACAGCCATGAATAACCATGCACAAGGAAGCTTTGGCTACGATGTAGATTTTTTGCAGCGGCAGGATAGCGGATTGATCATATTGAAAAGCGCCGATCAAGCCAGCCAGGTGATTATTTCGCCAAAATACCAGGCCAAGGTTTTTACCTCATCAGCAGATGGTAACAACGGAAAAAGTTTTGGCTGGGTAAACTATAAGGCATTCAGCGGGGCCGTTGATGCGCATATGAACGCCTATGGAGGCGAGGACCGCCTATGGCTGGGGCCGGAGGGTGGTATTTTTTCGCTTTATTTCAAGCCGGGCACGAAAATGGAATTTGCGAATTGGAAAACGCCCGCCCCGATCGATACCGAAGGCTGGACAGTGGAGCATTCCGACTCATCCGCCGTAACCTTAACCCGGGATATGAATTTGCTGAACTATGCCGGCACGCAGTTACAACTGAAGGCGCTAAGAACGATCGGGCTTATCAGCAAAGAGGCGATTAACACCACCTTGGGTATTATGCTGACACCGGATGTTAAATCAGTTGCCTTTAAAACTTCTAATAGTATTACCAATAGCGGGCCAAATGCCTGGGATGAAAAAACGGGTGCACCCTGTTTATGGAACCTGGATATGTTTACCCCTTCTGAAGGATGTACGATCGTGATCCCTTATAATAATAGTGCAAGCGGAAAAGTGGCCACAACTGATTATTTTGGAGAGATCCCTAAAGACCGGATCCACTACAATAGTGGCCTTTTATTTTTTAAGGCTGATGGAAAGTCGAGAGGCAAATTAGGCATTCCTCCCAATCGGGTAAAAAATATTGCGGGCAGTTATGATGCCATCGGGAATGTACTTACCATAATAAAATATGATATTGACCCTGCGGGCAAATACCTCAATCAGGAATGGCGTACAGACCGGGCTCCATTTAGTGGCGACGCTATGAATGCTTATAATGACGGGCCGTTGGCCGATGGAAAACAAATGGGGCCCTTTTATGAGTTGGAAAGTGTGTCGCCCGCAGGCTTTTTAAAACCCGGGCAACAGTTGATCCATAACCACAGCGTATATCATTTTACCGGCGATAAGGCGGCATTGAGCACCATAGCGAAAAAAGTATTAGGCGTATCGGTGGAGGAAATAACAAACGCTTTTAATAAATGA
- a CDS encoding L-fucose isomerase → MATKQKVNKNKYPKIGIRPIIDGRLGGIRESLEDTTMRMAKAVAALYTKELKYPDGTPVECVVADTTIGGVKEAVDCAKKFEANDVGVSLSVTPCWCYGSETMDMNPLVPKGIWGFNGTERPGAVYLAATLAAHNQKGLPCFGIYGKDVQDMGDTTIPADVRDKLLNFARAGMAVAIMKGQAYLAIGSVSMGIAGSIVDPQFFQEYLGMRNEYVDSSEVLRRIQLNIFDPEEYKKAIAWVKQHCKEGKDYNRKEKIKSRKEKDKDWEFVVKMTMIIRDLMMGNAKLQRLGFAEEAQGHSAIVSGFQGQRQWTDFLPDGDFSEALLNSSFDWNGIRNPYMVATENDCYNGVSMLFNYLLTNTAQIFADVRTYWSPAATERVSGWKPEGRAKDGFIHLINSGSATLDGTGQQSKNGAPAMKPFWEIKEKEAAACLAATTWSPSNRDYMRGGGYSSTFLTKGNMPVTMCRLNLIKGQGPVLQIAEGFTIDLPEKVHTILNERTDRIWPTTWFVPNLTGDGPFKDVYSVMANWGANHGAISYGHIGDQLITLAAMLRIPVAMHNVAAAKIFRPSAWGAFGMDPEGSDYRACSVYGPLYK, encoded by the coding sequence ATGGCAACGAAACAGAAAGTTAACAAAAATAAGTATCCTAAAATCGGGATCCGCCCGATCATTGATGGTCGCTTGGGCGGGATCCGTGAATCGCTTGAGGATACAACAATGAGAATGGCCAAAGCCGTTGCGGCATTGTATACGAAAGAATTGAAGTACCCGGACGGTACGCCTGTTGAATGCGTGGTTGCCGACACCACTATCGGCGGGGTAAAAGAAGCGGTGGATTGCGCAAAGAAATTTGAGGCCAATGATGTAGGTGTTTCTTTGTCGGTAACCCCTTGCTGGTGCTATGGGTCGGAAACGATGGATATGAATCCTTTGGTCCCGAAAGGCATCTGGGGTTTTAATGGAACCGAACGCCCGGGGGCCGTATATCTTGCGGCTACATTAGCCGCGCACAATCAGAAAGGATTGCCCTGCTTTGGCATTTACGGTAAAGATGTGCAGGATATGGGCGACACCACTATTCCTGCAGACGTGCGGGATAAACTGCTCAATTTTGCCCGAGCAGGTATGGCCGTTGCAATTATGAAAGGACAAGCGTACCTGGCGATCGGGTCCGTATCAATGGGTATTGCCGGTTCTATTGTGGACCCCCAGTTCTTTCAGGAGTATCTTGGCATGCGTAATGAGTATGTCGATTCTTCCGAGGTACTGCGGAGGATTCAACTGAATATTTTTGATCCCGAAGAATATAAGAAAGCGATCGCCTGGGTAAAACAGCACTGTAAAGAAGGAAAAGATTATAACCGGAAAGAGAAAATAAAATCGAGAAAAGAGAAGGATAAAGACTGGGAGTTTGTTGTAAAAATGACGATGATCATCCGGGACCTGATGATGGGTAATGCTAAACTCCAACGGTTGGGGTTTGCTGAGGAAGCACAGGGGCATAGCGCCATCGTATCAGGTTTCCAGGGGCAGCGCCAGTGGACCGATTTTTTGCCTGACGGGGATTTTTCTGAAGCGCTGCTCAATTCCTCCTTCGACTGGAATGGCATCCGCAACCCTTATATGGTGGCAACGGAAAATGATTGCTATAACGGCGTATCCATGCTGTTCAATTATTTGCTGACCAACACGGCGCAGATCTTTGCAGACGTGCGTACTTACTGGAGCCCTGCGGCAACCGAACGCGTATCCGGTTGGAAGCCCGAGGGCCGTGCAAAGGATGGCTTTATTCATTTGATCAATTCCGGATCGGCTACACTGGATGGTACCGGGCAGCAATCAAAAAATGGAGCACCGGCAATGAAGCCTTTCTGGGAGATCAAAGAAAAAGAAGCGGCTGCTTGCCTGGCGGCTACTACCTGGAGCCCTTCTAACAGGGACTACATGCGCGGCGGGGGCTACTCTTCAACCTTTCTTACAAAAGGCAATATGCCGGTTACCATGTGCCGCCTCAATTTGATAAAAGGGCAGGGACCGGTATTGCAGATCGCCGAAGGGTTTACGATTGATTTGCCCGAAAAAGTGCATACTATATTAAACGAGCGTACGGACCGCATATGGCCCACTACCTGGTTTGTGCCGAACCTTACGGGTGACGGTCCGTTTAAAGATGTCTATTCGGTAATGGCCAATTGGGGAGCCAACCACGGTGCCATAAGCTATGGCCATATCGGCGACCAGTTGATCACGCTGGCAGCTATGCTGCGTATTCCTGTGGCGATGCACAATGTAGCGGCAGCAAAAATATTCAGGCCCTCTGCCTGGGGAGCGTTTGGGATGGATCCGGAAGGGTCGGATTACCGGGCCTGTTCGGTCTACGGTCCGCTGTATAAATAG
- a CDS encoding sugar MFS transporter, whose protein sequence is MSEKKSLFTRDGVNYAAPFAAISALFFLWGIAHGMLDTLDKNFQEMLHLKKWQSSFIQFSLYGAYCIMAIPAGLFMKKYGYKKGIIFGLLLFASGAIIAAATAPLQSFILFLLCLLIIGSGLATLETAANPYTTKLGPPETAERRINFSQSFNGLAWTIGPLIALYIYGNQSHVEGEKMMSIVLPFAIIGLAVLAVAFIFMRLKLPEITEEDENAAHGAHGTSATPGATDIEITDPENPAYITKKPLWANRHFKLGFWAQACYVGAQTGVFSYLINFVSDHDMEPHFDAKYGPYFLAIGFALFMIGRISGSALMKYFKPARLLAFYALVICILLPLVASEAGWISLIALYGVFFFMSVMFPTIFALAIRGLGPQTKRGASFLVMSVAGGAIFPLLMGAISDTYGMATGFLVPIPLFVFILYYATKGYKVVN, encoded by the coding sequence ATGAGCGAAAAGAAATCATTATTTACCAGGGACGGTGTTAATTACGCAGCTCCCTTTGCAGCGATCAGTGCGTTGTTTTTTCTTTGGGGCATTGCCCATGGAATGCTGGATACCCTGGACAAGAATTTTCAGGAAATGCTCCATCTTAAAAAATGGCAATCCAGTTTTATCCAGTTTTCCTTGTACGGGGCGTACTGTATCATGGCAATACCGGCAGGGTTGTTTATGAAAAAATATGGCTATAAGAAAGGTATTATATTTGGATTGCTGCTTTTTGCTTCCGGCGCTATCATTGCTGCTGCTACTGCACCCTTACAATCATTCATATTGTTTTTACTTTGTTTGTTGATTATTGGCTCCGGCCTCGCTACGCTGGAAACGGCTGCCAATCCTTACACCACAAAATTGGGGCCGCCGGAAACAGCAGAGCGCAGGATCAATTTCTCGCAGTCCTTCAATGGCCTGGCCTGGACGATTGGCCCGTTGATCGCCTTGTATATTTACGGTAATCAAAGCCATGTGGAAGGCGAAAAAATGATGTCGATTGTTTTACCCTTTGCGATCATCGGCCTTGCCGTACTGGCGGTTGCGTTTATTTTTATGCGTCTGAAACTTCCGGAAATTACAGAGGAAGATGAGAACGCTGCACATGGCGCCCACGGCACATCAGCTACACCGGGCGCAACGGATATTGAAATAACAGATCCCGAAAACCCTGCGTATATTACTAAGAAACCTTTGTGGGCAAACCGCCATTTTAAACTGGGCTTTTGGGCGCAGGCCTGCTATGTTGGGGCACAAACAGGTGTTTTCAGCTATTTGATCAACTTTGTCAGCGATCATGATATGGAGCCTCACTTTGATGCAAAATACGGCCCTTATTTTTTAGCTATCGGGTTTGCACTATTTATGATTGGCAGAATTTCGGGCAGCGCATTAATGAAATATTTTAAGCCGGCCCGGTTACTGGCCTTTTATGCCCTGGTGATATGTATTTTATTGCCTCTTGTGGCGTCAGAAGCGGGGTGGATTTCATTGATAGCGCTTTATGGGGTGTTCTTTTTTATGTCGGTTATGTTCCCCACTATATTTGCTTTAGCCATTAGAGGTTTGGGGCCACAAACAAAACGCGGTGCATCATTTTTGGTTATGTCTGTTGCAGGAGGGGCTATATTCCCGCTTTTGATGGGTGCTATATCCGATACTTACGGCATGGCTACAGGATTCCTGGTGCCTATTCCTTTGTTTGTATTTATTCTTTACTATGCAACGAAAGGGTATAAGGTGGTAAACTGA